TTTCTCatgatttctcatttttttcacttgCATCTCGTTCCCAATTCAATAAACGAATTATTTAATCTACGTAAGATTACAATAAGATGTTGTTTCATACTTTTATTGCCTAAAATATGATGTCGTTTTGGACCGTTTGTTTGGCATCGGATAGAGCTACATAAGTAAGTCATCAAACATGTTTgagcaaaaattaaattttactataattgATATATAGTGAAATAAGAATagatcaataatttaaatgcaaaaccaaaataaattaattgttcGATAATCtatatgcaaaattaaaatttgacgAAAGTAAGAATTTACTGATAAATTAGTActctttttatatactataatactactccataaattaTGTACCACGCCATAAGGGTGTCGGAtcaattaattagttgattCATACTCCATCCTTTTCCCAGTATAATtgatgtatttctttttagacACTGGAATTTTGATAATACTATTTATTGTGTACCATATAGATACGTACTAATTCTAGACAAAATGCTAAATGTTGATACAgcttttatttactttatttgcTATTTTGCTTAATACCATACATACCAACTCTAGACAAGATATAGCTTTCATTTACTATGTTAGGAGGTAACAAAGTGATATgatggataaaataaaatattgagcAGCTTTTATTATTGACATATGttaatataaaagaataaagataGGTAGTCATAACGTGACTAAccattattatataaattttaacaaaaaaatgataataaattaataatcttaGTTAATGTTCAAATCTATTgctatattttaataatgggACATGCACGTCCCATTACATATTTGgtaaatatggagtacaagTGATTTCGTCAgatattatacatttaaatttgagtttgaacGATTAGATATTAATAAGAGGTATGTAaagtttgataaatttttaaaggCAAATTAAcgtttaaattaaatcacgTCCGATTAGATATTTAGTAAGTGACTAAATTGCAGAAAGGTGTCACGCCCGATTAAATATTTGGTATTTATGGCAAGTGATTCTATATTCCAAATGGCAGGTTAACAATTACATTAACATATTATACTCTCGTTTTCGTTAGATCAGTTCGCAACTAGAGATATGGAGCCTACAAAAATTCTTGAATCTTTGAAGCCATTGAAATTCTAGCTAGCATATGACATGAAAAAGAGATAAAGTTTCACCATAAAATACATGAATTGGTATATTCCATAACTCAAcaaaatttacatataaaCAAACGCCAACTAAATCTTACGTATAAACAAACACAAATGCACTATCTAAAACGTTACACAAAAAGTAGTGaagcaaaaaaaatggatGTAAATGAGCAGCACACTTCCCAGTAGGAGTGagcaaaaaatgaattaaatctaatttaaaattttggtttgattttcgATTTAGTTCGGTTTCATTTTATGTAAACACAAATTTTCAGTTAAATTATAACACACGAAAAAATCGTAACctagatttatttaattgaataatttagtACATAAGTGATAAATATTCATTGCttttgtgttttcattttttttaaaatgctACTACTATCAttattcaattccaaatttttattttgatttatctttCTGAATTTTCAAGTTAGGTTTTGTTCCAATTTTGACTTGTGTCAActttttagataaaattattttttgatttagtttgatcttaaaataaaaatcgaatcAAAATCCGAATGCTCAGTCTACTATAAATAAGTACACaaacacatgcacacacacaatCACTCATCTCTCCACACCAAAACCCTAACTCCTTCCACCATGTTCAACTTCGCCCCGGCCCCGGCCCCCGGACCGACGGATGCGGAAAAAGAGGCCGAGCTCAACAAActccgccaccgccgcctGGCCACCACCCTCggcctcttcctcctcctcctctccctCATCCTCGTCCTCtggctcctcctcctcccctcCAAGCCCTCCTTCACCCTCCAAGACGCCACCGTCTTCGCCTTCAACCTCTCGTCCGCCAACGCCCTCACCACCACCGCGCAGGTCACCCTCTCCGCCCGCAACTCCAACGCCCGCATCGGCATCTTCTACGACACCCTCGAGTTCTGCGCCGTCTACCGCGGCCAGCAGATCACCGCCCCCGCGCAGCTCCCGCCGGCCTACCAGGGCCGGAAAGAGTCCGCCGTGTGGTCGCCGTTTCTGTACGGCGAGGCCGTGCCGCTGGCGCCGGAGATCGGCGTGGCGCTCGGGCAGGACCTGGTTGCGGGGACGCCGACGGTTGATATGGTGGTTCGGAGCAAGATTAGGTGGAAGGTGGGGACGTTTGTCTCCGGCGGGTACCATTTGTATGTGAATTGTCCCGCGGTTATGAACTCCGGCGGCCGGAGAAGCGGGATTGGCGGCGGAGAGGCGGCGATTACGTATCAGTTTTTTGTGAGTTGTCGTGTTGATGTGTGAGGGTTTATGGACACAttttgtactttattttaatttaatttcatttttcgacagcgtttttcattttttccgTCCCTTCCGTCTCATACTTTCTTAATGTAACTGCCTAAAATGTGATGTCGTTTTGGTTGATATCGATAGTGCTATGTAAGAAAGTTGTTAGACTATGTTAACACTGATATCTTGATTAGATGTAAGAAATAAATAGGTCTGGTTGTAAAGTAAGaacaaattaataagaagCGGCAAAACACATCCATTTATCACTTCGGCATAAAATGTGAGGTTGTTTTGATTGACATTCAAAAGCGCAACTTAAATAAGTTACATTGTGTTATCACTGAAATCTAGATTAGTCGTTAAAGTATGATAAACAAGTAGTCTGGtttgcaaaataaaagaaattaataatttaataacttATTGGCGGATTTTCAagctactactatataaaatccaaattttaaaatttatgaagttTCAAACAAATTATCCTTTTGTCTTTAAGTACTATATATGCTCTAGGAAATATTCAGTCATCCATTATGACATACCCAAAAGAACTCGGTCAATTCATTGTTTGATTCATAACTTCCTAATTGTAGATAAAATGTAGTTAtagc
The nucleotide sequence above comes from Salvia hispanica cultivar TCC Black 2014 chromosome 5, UniMelb_Shisp_WGS_1.0, whole genome shotgun sequence. Encoded proteins:
- the LOC125190014 gene encoding NDR1/HIN1-like protein 1, which codes for MFNFAPAPAPGPTDAEKEAELNKLRHRRLATTLGLFLLLLSLILVLWLLLLPSKPSFTLQDATVFAFNLSSANALTTTAQVTLSARNSNARIGIFYDTLEFCAVYRGQQITAPAQLPPAYQGRKESAVWSPFLYGEAVPLAPEIGVALGQDLVAGTPTVDMVVRSKIRWKVGTFVSGGYHLYVNCPAVMNSGGRRSGIGGGEAAITYQFFVSCRVDV